A genome region from Rhizophagus irregularis chromosome 14, complete sequence includes the following:
- a CDS encoding Ubiquitin-conjugating enzyme E2 4: protein MALKRIQRELLELQHDPPSCCSAGPIGNDIFKWEAKIIGPPDTPYSGGVFSLDIRFPTDYPFKPPKVNFITKIYHPNINDRGNICLDILKENWSPALNISNVLLSITSIFTDPNPDDPLVPEIAQEYKHNRARYEANAREWTRKFAS, encoded by the exons ATGGCTCTTAAAAGAATTCAAAGA GAATTGCTAGAATTACAACATGACCCGCCATCATGTTGTAGTGCTGGTCCTATTggaaatgatatttttaaatgggAAGCAAAAATTATAGGACCC CCTGATACTCCATACTCAGGTGGTGTATTTTCCCTTGATATTCGCTTTCCTACGGATTATCCCTTTAAACCACCAaag GTgaattttataacaaagaTCTACCATCCGAATATTAATGATAGAGGAAATATATGTTTGGATATTCTAAAAGAAAACTGGTCACCAGcgttaaatatttcaaatg TTCTTTTGTCAATAACATCAATTTTCACCGATCCAAATCCAG ATGATCCACTTGTACCTGAAATTGCTCAAGAGTACAAACATAATCGTGCTCGTTATGAAGCTAATGCTCGAGAATGGACTCGCAAATTTGCTAGTTag
- a CDS encoding uncharacterized protein (SECRETED:cutsite_PRA-DH; SECRETED:prob_0.4802); SECRETED:SignalP(1-23), with the protein MNSSRTIHSIIILTFLVGVSPRADHTPKLKNVKVWVTLPSPSRKPRKHRIFLGYTPITLIPKVKEKSLSDT; encoded by the exons ATGAATTCGTCTCGCACGATtcattctattattattttaacctTTCTCGTAGGGGTCTCTCCTCGAG CGGATCACACACCAAAACTCA aaaatgtgaaAGTTTGGG TAACTTTACCATCTCCATCCCGCAAGCCAAGGAAGCATAGGATCTTTCTCGG ATATACTCCCATTACTTTGATTCCTAAAGTCAAG gAAAAGTCTCTCTCAGACacttag